A genomic window from Candidatus Denitrolinea symbiosum includes:
- a CDS encoding 2-dehydropantoate 2-reductase — translation MDNEPILILGTGALATLFAARLAEQGRDVTMLGTWQAGLDALERDGARLTDAGGRERSFRVRATRDPAAARGSKYALVLVKSWQTERAARQLADCLADDGLAVTLQNGLGNDAILADALGRERVSLGVTVAGATLLGPGLVCAEGEGSVSLAAHPRLGVVKAALRRARFNVEVAADARSIVWGKLTINAAINPLTALLQVPNGELLKRLPARALMGELARETAAVAAAQQIRLPFADPVEAAEAAARKTAANHSSMLQDVRRGAPTEIDAICGAIAEAGERLDAPTPLNRACWQLVKALQ, via the coding sequence ATGGACAATGAACCCATCCTCATCCTCGGCACGGGCGCGCTGGCGACTCTCTTTGCAGCGCGGCTGGCCGAGCAGGGACGCGATGTCACCATGCTCGGCACATGGCAGGCTGGATTGGACGCTCTCGAACGCGACGGCGCGCGTCTCACGGACGCGGGCGGGCGCGAACGTTCCTTCCGCGTGCGCGCCACGCGCGACCCCGCGGCGGCGCGCGGCTCGAAGTACGCCCTCGTCCTCGTCAAGTCCTGGCAGACGGAGCGCGCCGCGCGTCAACTCGCGGATTGTCTCGCGGACGACGGACTCGCCGTCACCCTGCAAAACGGACTCGGCAACGACGCGATCCTCGCGGACGCGCTCGGGCGCGAACGCGTCTCGCTCGGCGTGACGGTGGCAGGCGCGACCCTGCTCGGCCCGGGACTCGTCTGCGCGGAGGGCGAGGGGAGCGTCTCGCTGGCGGCGCATCCCCGCTTGGGCGTAGTGAAGGCCGCGTTGCGGCGCGCCCGCTTCAACGTCGAAGTAGCGGCGGACGCGCGTTCCATCGTGTGGGGAAAGTTGACGATCAACGCGGCCATCAACCCGTTGACCGCGCTGCTGCAAGTCCCCAACGGCGAGTTGTTGAAGCGTCTCCCGGCGCGCGCGTTGATGGGCGAACTCGCCCGAGAAACCGCCGCGGTCGCCGCGGCGCAGCAGATTCGATTACCGTTCGCGGATCCCGTCGAGGCGGCGGAGGCGGCGGCGCGCAAGACCGCCGCGAACCACTCGTCCATGCTTCAGGATGTGCGCCGCGGCGCGCCGACGGAGATAGACGCCATCTGCGGCGCGATCGCGGAAGCGGGAGAGCGCCTGGACGCGCCGACGCCCCTCAACCGCGCCTGCTGGCAGTTGGTGAAAGCGCTTCAGTAA
- a CDS encoding 3-methyl-2-oxobutanoate hydroxymethyltransferase — MSTVSVSAPAQPRKKVTTLAFRQKKERGEPITMLTAYDYPTALSMDAAGVDSILVGDSLGMVVLGYANTIPVTMEEMLHHCRAVARGAQAALLIGDMPFMSYQAEVGEAVRNAGRFLKEGGMDAVKLEGGRERVEAVRAIVGAGIPVMGHLGLTPQSVHQLGGFRPQGKTASAAQRLLEDALLLEEAGCFSLVLESVPARLAEHISKKLSIPTIGIGAGVGCDGQVLVTHDLLGLFDRFTPKFVKKYADFHGEMKRAFAEYLADVQSRAFPGAEYSVEMSEEEWETFLKVS; from the coding sequence TTGTCCACTGTATCTGTTTCTGCTCCCGCGCAACCGCGCAAAAAAGTGACCACGCTGGCGTTCCGTCAAAAGAAGGAGCGCGGCGAGCCGATCACCATGCTCACGGCCTACGACTATCCCACCGCGCTCTCGATGGACGCGGCGGGCGTGGACTCGATCCTCGTCGGCGATTCGCTGGGGATGGTGGTGCTGGGCTACGCCAACACGATCCCAGTCACGATGGAGGAGATGCTCCACCACTGCCGCGCCGTGGCGCGCGGCGCGCAGGCCGCCCTGCTCATCGGCGACATGCCGTTCATGTCGTATCAGGCGGAGGTCGGCGAGGCCGTCCGCAACGCGGGCCGCTTCCTTAAGGAAGGCGGCATGGACGCGGTCAAACTCGAGGGCGGACGCGAACGCGTCGAGGCCGTGCGCGCCATCGTCGGCGCGGGGATTCCCGTGATGGGACACCTCGGACTCACGCCGCAATCCGTCCACCAACTTGGCGGGTTCCGTCCGCAGGGGAAGACCGCTTCCGCCGCCCAACGCCTGCTCGAAGACGCGCTCCTGCTCGAAGAAGCGGGATGCTTCAGTCTCGTTCTCGAATCCGTCCCGGCGCGGCTGGCGGAACACATCTCCAAAAAACTTTCCATCCCCACCATCGGCATCGGCGCGGGCGTGGGCTGCGACGGACAGGTTCTCGTCACCCACGACCTGCTCGGTCTCTTCGACCGCTTCACGCCCAAGTTCGTCAAAAAATACGCGGACTTCCACGGCGAGATGAAGCGCGCCTTCGCGGAATATCTCGCGGATGTGCAGTCGCGCGCGTTCCCCGGCGCGGAATATTCGGTGGAGATGAGCGAGGAGGAGTGGGAGACATTTTTAAAAGTTTCGTAG
- a CDS encoding phosphatidyl-myo-inositol mannosyltransferase, translating into MRLLFVADGRSPTARNWIQYWIARGDEVTLASTFPCDPVPGLASLEAVPAAFSGRGASAASAPGARDARLINLRQTVRHWLGPLALRRDAQRLRGLVERLQPDLVHALRIPYEGMLAANAGLRVPFIVSVWGNDFTLHAPSTPLMRHHTEWTMLAADALHADCNRDIRLARCWGLDPAKPTLVAPGNGGIRTNVFFPPADPVEEPVIFNPRGFRAYVRNDTFFQSVPLILKEFPKAKFICAGMAGQAEALTWIDKLGIGKSVELLAPRPHAQMAEIYRSAMVLVSPSTHDGTPNTLLEGLACGCFPVAGDLDSIREWITDGVNGLLVDPADPSALAGAVVRAIKDKDLRVRAAGLNREIIANRAEYTRNMARAESFYREVIMQYATRNT; encoded by the coding sequence ATGCGACTTCTTTTCGTGGCCGACGGACGCTCCCCCACCGCCCGCAACTGGATCCAATACTGGATCGCGCGCGGCGACGAAGTGACTCTCGCCTCGACCTTTCCCTGCGACCCGGTCCCGGGTCTCGCGTCGCTCGAAGCGGTTCCCGCCGCCTTCAGCGGACGCGGCGCCTCGGCCGCGTCTGCCCCGGGCGCCCGCGACGCGCGTCTCATCAACCTGCGCCAGACCGTCCGCCACTGGCTGGGACCTCTCGCCCTGCGACGCGACGCCCAGCGTCTGCGCGGACTCGTCGAACGCCTCCAACCCGACCTCGTCCACGCGCTGCGGATTCCCTACGAGGGGATGCTGGCCGCCAACGCGGGTTTGCGCGTCCCGTTCATCGTCTCGGTCTGGGGCAACGACTTCACCCTGCACGCCCCGTCCACGCCGCTGATGCGTCATCACACCGAATGGACGATGCTCGCCGCCGACGCGCTCCACGCCGACTGCAACCGCGACATCCGTCTCGCCCGCTGCTGGGGACTCGACCCCGCCAAACCGACGCTCGTCGCGCCCGGCAACGGCGGCATCCGCACGAACGTTTTCTTCCCGCCCGCAGATCCTGTGGAAGAACCTGTTATCTTCAACCCGCGCGGCTTCCGCGCCTACGTCCGCAACGACACATTCTTCCAATCCGTTCCCCTGATATTAAAGGAATTCCCCAAAGCAAAGTTCATCTGCGCGGGCATGGCGGGACAAGCCGAAGCGCTGACCTGGATTGACAAACTCGGCATCGGGAAATCCGTCGAACTGCTCGCGCCGCGTCCCCACGCGCAGATGGCGGAGATTTATCGAAGCGCGATGGTCCTCGTCTCCCCGTCCACGCACGACGGCACGCCGAACACCCTGCTCGAAGGCCTGGCCTGCGGATGCTTTCCGGTCGCGGGCGATCTCGACTCCATCCGCGAGTGGATCACGGACGGAGTCAACGGCTTGCTGGTTGACCCCGCCGACCCGTCCGCGCTGGCCGGGGCGGTCGTCCGCGCCATTAAAGACAAAGACCTGCGCGTCAGGGCGGCAGGTCTTAATCGCGAGATCATCGCCAACCGCGCGGAGTACACGCGGAATATGGCGAGAGCAGAATCGTTCTATCGCGAAGTCATTATGCAATACGCAACACGCAACACGTAA
- a CDS encoding response regulator, whose translation MGKPKVLVVEDNMDNFELVRFLLERAGYETLFAANGIEGVEAAGREQPDLILMDLSMPELDGWRATTILKANEATRRIPVLALTAHTLPGDRKRAIDAGCDGYISKPLNVASFDKLVAALLRQARADLQE comes from the coding sequence ATGGGCAAACCGAAAGTCCTGGTCGTCGAAGATAATATGGACAATTTCGAACTGGTGCGTTTTTTGCTGGAGCGCGCCGGGTACGAGACGTTGTTTGCCGCCAACGGGATCGAAGGCGTGGAAGCAGCCGGGCGGGAACAGCCCGACCTGATTTTGATGGACCTTTCGATGCCCGAGTTGGACGGCTGGCGCGCGACGACGATTTTGAAGGCGAACGAGGCGACGCGGCGCATCCCGGTGCTGGCGTTGACGGCGCATACCCTGCCCGGCGACCGCAAGCGCGCCATCGACGCGGGCTGCGACGGGTACATCTCCAAGCCGCTCAACGTGGCGTCGTTCGACAAATTGGTGGCGGCGCTGTTGAGACAGGCGAGAGCGGATCTTCAGGAATAG
- a CDS encoding UDP-glucose 6-dehydrogenase — MKQICVIGVGYVGIVTGACFSDLGNKVVALDVNEKRIENLNKGIMPIYEPGLDELVKRNVNAGRLSFTTSYKDALKDCEFAFIAVGTPSGVNGEADLQYVAAAARSIAENMTAPLIIINKSTVPIGTGDWVADIVKDAQPKPIPFSVVSCPEFLREGSAIGDFMGPHRTVIGSLDREAANKVAQLHLPLRAPIVITDLRTAEMIKYASNAFLATKISFMNEVADICEAFGADVKEVAAGMGYDARIGKYFLDAGLGWGGSCFPKDVQALAYMAKERSLETPILDSAMRVNYDRRKSAVKRTEELLGGSLKGKTVGLLGLAFKPNTDDMRDAPSIDIARELIEGGAKVRGYDPVAMEVARPLLPAVEFCDNPYDMAAGCDALIVVTEWNEFKQLNLEKVKSLLKSPIIFDGRNIYDPKLMKEMGFEYRSIGRGFNGK, encoded by the coding sequence ATGAAGCAGATTTGTGTGATTGGCGTGGGTTACGTCGGGATCGTCACGGGCGCGTGTTTTTCCGATCTCGGCAACAAGGTGGTCGCGCTGGACGTCAACGAGAAACGCATCGAAAATCTCAACAAGGGCATCATGCCCATCTACGAGCCGGGTCTCGACGAGCTGGTGAAGCGGAATGTGAACGCGGGCCGCCTTTCGTTTACGACTTCGTACAAGGACGCGCTGAAGGACTGCGAGTTTGCCTTCATCGCGGTCGGGACGCCCTCCGGCGTGAACGGCGAAGCGGACCTGCAATACGTGGCGGCCGCGGCCCGCTCGATCGCGGAGAATATGACCGCGCCGCTCATCATCATCAACAAGTCCACGGTTCCGATCGGGACGGGAGACTGGGTGGCTGACATTGTGAAGGACGCGCAGCCCAAGCCGATCCCGTTCTCGGTGGTGTCGTGTCCCGAATTCTTGCGCGAAGGGTCGGCCATCGGCGACTTCATGGGCCCGCATCGCACCGTCATCGGCTCGCTGGACAGGGAAGCCGCCAACAAGGTGGCGCAACTCCACCTGCCCCTGCGCGCGCCCATCGTCATCACCGACCTGCGCACGGCGGAGATGATCAAGTACGCCAGCAACGCCTTCCTTGCCACGAAGATCTCGTTCATGAACGAAGTGGCCGACATCTGCGAGGCCTTCGGCGCGGACGTGAAAGAGGTGGCGGCCGGCATGGGTTACGACGCGCGCATCGGCAAGTACTTCCTCGACGCGGGCCTGGGCTGGGGCGGCTCGTGCTTCCCGAAGGACGTGCAGGCGCTGGCGTACATGGCAAAAGAACGCTCGCTCGAGACGCCCATCCTCGACTCGGCGATGCGCGTCAACTACGACCGGCGCAAGTCTGCCGTCAAACGGACGGAGGAACTGCTGGGCGGTTCGCTCAAAGGCAAGACGGTCGGCCTGCTCGGGCTGGCCTTCAAGCCGAACACGGACGACATGCGCGACGCGCCGTCCATTGACATCGCCCGCGAATTGATCGAAGGCGGCGCGAAAGTGCGCGGCTACGATCCCGTCGCGATGGAAGTCGCCCGTCCGCTCCTGCCCGCGGTGGAGTTCTGCGACAATCCGTACGATATGGCGGCGGGCTGCGACGCGCTCATCGTCGTCACCGAGTGGAATGAATTCAAGCAACTCAACCTCGAAAAAGTGAAGAGCCTGCTCAAGTCTCCCATCATCTTCGATGGGCGCAACATCTACGACCCGAAGTTGATGAAGGAGATGGGCTTCGAGTATCGCTCGATCGGGCGGGGGTTCAACGGTAAGTAG
- a CDS encoding phosphonate ABC transporter, ATP-binding protein: protein MLKIENLTKVYPNGTQALKDVSFEVKDGEFLAVIGLSGSGKSTLLRCINRLIEPTSGKVYWDDQDVTTASSGEMRKIRRQIGMIFQQFNLVKRSSVFTNVLSGRLGYVNTFSSSLHLFSPEDHERAMSSLEQVGLADKVHVRADSLSGGQQQRVGIARALMQEPKLILADEPVASLDPVLAHSILKYLEQLNKERGITVLCSLHFLDLVHRYATSAIALKDGEVVFQGLPEQIDDAQFKAIYGQEAERVSVV from the coding sequence ATGCTGAAAATCGAAAACCTCACCAAGGTCTACCCCAACGGAACGCAGGCGCTGAAAGACGTCAGTTTTGAAGTGAAAGACGGCGAATTCCTGGCCGTGATCGGATTGAGCGGCTCCGGGAAATCCACGCTTCTGCGCTGCATCAATCGGTTGATCGAACCGACCTCCGGCAAAGTCTACTGGGACGACCAGGACGTCACCACTGCCTCGAGCGGAGAGATGCGCAAGATCCGCCGGCAGATCGGCATGATCTTCCAGCAATTCAACCTGGTGAAGCGTTCTTCCGTCTTTACCAACGTCCTGTCGGGCCGCCTGGGATACGTCAACACTTTTTCGAGTTCCCTGCATCTCTTTTCGCCCGAAGACCACGAGCGGGCCATGTCCAGCCTCGAACAGGTCGGGCTGGCGGACAAAGTCCACGTGCGCGCCGACTCCCTCTCAGGCGGGCAGCAGCAACGCGTCGGGATCGCCCGCGCCCTGATGCAGGAACCCAAACTGATCCTGGCGGACGAACCGGTCGCTTCGCTCGATCCCGTGCTGGCGCACTCGATCCTCAAGTATCTCGAGCAATTGAACAAAGAGCGCGGCATCACCGTCCTTTGCAGCCTGCACTTCCTCGACCTCGTTCATCGTTACGCCACCAGCGCCATCGCGCTCAAAGACGGCGAAGTGGTCTTCCAGGGCCTGCCGGAGCAAATTGACGACGCGCAATTCAAAGCCATTTACGGACAAGAAGCGGAACGAGTTTCAGTTGTCTAG
- a CDS encoding phosphate/phosphite/phosphonate ABC transporter substrate-binding protein: MTKRISILFALLVVLALALSACGPAATPTAAPTEPPTKAPTEAPPTEAPTEAPPTEAPTAVPPTNTPPPPPVCDKLADAPAAPAAGELGSAENPIVITFVPSGDTGKIAKAGGAIAECLSQMTGLVFKEEVGTSFAASIEAMGAEKAHVGFLNTFSAVLAQSKYEVFPVLLAIRKYNTNAVDPDKDMAGTPAPFYKGQFIANVDSGIKSFADLKDKTFCFVDPNSASGYIIPNIVLKANGIDSDTDFKAVQMAGSHNNVAIAVYKGDCDAGVTYVDVLTDSSANLAATYPDIAQKVMPFAVTDKIPNDGMQFIKNLDPKLQAIIIEGMLAMAQDPGGKAILKSLYNYDSLTKVEANTYDGFIAVLKAAGVDPASLVK, translated from the coding sequence ATGACCAAGCGAATTTCTATCCTGTTCGCCCTGCTCGTGGTGTTGGCTCTGGCGCTTTCCGCCTGCGGGCCCGCCGCAACGCCGACCGCCGCTCCCACCGAGCCGCCCACCAAAGCCCCCACCGAAGCGCCGCCCACCGAGGCTCCCACTGAAGCGCCGCCCACCGAGGCTCCCACGGCCGTCCCGCCGACCAACACCCCGCCTCCGCCTCCCGTCTGCGATAAACTGGCGGACGCGCCCGCGGCTCCCGCGGCCGGCGAACTCGGTTCCGCCGAGAACCCCATCGTCATCACCTTCGTTCCGTCCGGCGACACCGGTAAGATCGCCAAGGCCGGCGGCGCCATCGCCGAATGCCTGAGCCAGATGACCGGCCTCGTCTTCAAGGAAGAAGTTGGCACCAGCTTTGCCGCCTCCATCGAGGCCATGGGCGCAGAGAAGGCTCACGTTGGTTTCCTCAACACCTTCTCCGCCGTGCTTGCCCAGTCGAAGTATGAAGTGTTCCCCGTCCTGCTCGCGATCCGCAAATACAACACAAACGCCGTGGATCCCGACAAAGACATGGCCGGCACGCCCGCGCCGTTCTACAAGGGACAGTTCATCGCCAACGTCGACTCCGGCATCAAGAGCTTCGCCGACCTGAAGGACAAGACCTTCTGCTTCGTCGACCCGAACTCCGCCTCCGGCTACATCATCCCGAACATCGTCCTCAAAGCCAACGGCATCGATTCGGACACCGACTTCAAAGCCGTGCAGATGGCTGGCTCTCACAACAACGTGGCAATCGCCGTGTACAAGGGCGACTGCGACGCGGGCGTGACGTACGTTGACGTGCTGACCGACAGTTCCGCCAACCTGGCGGCGACCTATCCCGACATCGCCCAGAAGGTGATGCCGTTCGCCGTCACCGACAAGATCCCGAACGACGGTATGCAGTTCATCAAGAATCTGGACCCGAAACTGCAGGCTATCATTATCGAAGGCATGCTCGCCATGGCGCAGGATCCCGGCGGCAAGGCCATCCTCAAGAGCCTGTACAACTACGACTCCTTGACAAAAGTTGAAGCCAACACCTACGACGGCTTCATCGCCGTCCTCAAAGCGGCCGGCGTCGATCCCGCGTCGCTCGTCAAATAA
- a CDS encoding phosphonate ABC transporter, substrate-binding protein yields MTRLRLLLLLALALTACNLPDAQTAAPSPTTIPASTPTPTAAATQTALPTPQPDIPLGAAENPIVLALVPSREQAIPDSARDVAAQLSQMTGLVVVPYAPATYKEVIAALAEGRVHIAMLPPFAYILAHEKARADIALATIVLGQDMSAAQFLVNRKMIEDRVFTQYYDEETGANLADASTALKQFADKKPCWTDPYSATGYVLPLGILNENGIATRPGAFVQGHATVVKSLYQDSQGLVCQFGATIADARVFIASGYGDAAEKVAIVWKTEAVVPFDGIVYAQSLPDEMRVSVSAAFLSMIQTEEGNAALRDAFQVDGFKLADDTLYNPLRSLLDKSGLLLTELVR; encoded by the coding sequence ATGACCCGACTCCGCCTCCTCCTTCTCCTCGCCCTGGCGTTGACCGCCTGCAATTTACCCGACGCGCAAACCGCCGCGCCCTCGCCGACGACGATCCCCGCATCCACCCCGACGCCCACAGCGGCCGCGACCCAAACGGCGCTTCCCACGCCCCAGCCGGATATCCCCCTCGGCGCCGCCGAGAATCCCATCGTCCTCGCGCTGGTCCCCTCCCGCGAGCAGGCCATCCCTGACTCCGCGCGCGACGTGGCCGCGCAACTCTCGCAAATGACGGGACTCGTCGTCGTCCCCTACGCGCCCGCCACCTACAAGGAAGTGATCGCCGCGCTCGCCGAGGGACGCGTCCACATCGCCATGCTGCCGCCCTTCGCCTACATCCTCGCGCACGAGAAGGCCCGCGCCGACATCGCCCTCGCCACTATCGTCCTCGGCCAGGACATGAGCGCGGCGCAATTTCTCGTCAACCGCAAGATGATCGAGGACCGCGTCTTCACGCAATACTACGACGAGGAAACCGGCGCCAACCTCGCGGACGCGTCCACCGCGCTGAAACAATTCGCGGACAAAAAACCCTGCTGGACGGATCCCTACTCCGCGACGGGCTACGTCCTCCCGCTCGGCATCCTCAACGAAAACGGGATCGCGACGCGTCCGGGCGCGTTCGTGCAGGGACACGCCACCGTCGTCAAATCGCTCTACCAGGACAGCCAGGGACTCGTCTGTCAGTTCGGCGCGACCATCGCCGACGCGCGCGTCTTCATCGCCTCGGGCTACGGCGACGCGGCCGAAAAGGTGGCAATCGTCTGGAAGACGGAAGCCGTCGTCCCGTTCGACGGAATCGTCTACGCGCAGTCGCTGCCCGACGAAATGCGCGTGAGCGTCAGCGCGGCTTTCCTGTCCATGATCCAGACCGAGGAGGGGAACGCCGCCCTGCGCGACGCCTTCCAGGTTGACGGGTTCAAACTGGCGGACGACACGCTCTACAATCCCCTCCGCAGCCTCCTTGACAAATCGGGATTATTGTTAACCGAACTCGTAAGATGA
- a CDS encoding calcineurin-like phosphoesterase superfamily yields MRILVISDIHANYEALEAVLADAGAVDAAWCLGDIVGYGPDPNLCVDTVRALPNLTCLLGNHDVAMLGRMPLSAFNGEARRSLDMQSRVMSADNVDFLRSLPENAQTLGEATLAHGSPRDPIWEYMLNTLAARLNFDHFETPFCFVGHTHLQGLFQFNEEKNRVTMETPRAGVALHMKPRAIFNPGSVGQPRDRDPRAAYAIFDPEARTWEPRRVGYDIPAVQKRIRALGLPEKHALRIGEGW; encoded by the coding sequence ATGCGAATCCTCGTCATCTCGGATATTCATGCGAACTATGAAGCTCTCGAAGCCGTGCTTGCCGACGCGGGCGCGGTGGACGCGGCCTGGTGTCTTGGCGATATTGTGGGCTATGGCCCCGACCCGAACCTGTGCGTGGACACAGTGCGCGCGCTGCCCAACCTGACCTGCCTGCTGGGAAATCACGACGTCGCCATGCTGGGACGGATGCCGCTTTCGGCGTTCAACGGCGAGGCGCGGCGCTCGCTGGATATGCAGTCGCGCGTGATGAGCGCCGATAACGTGGACTTCCTGCGCTCGCTGCCCGAAAACGCGCAGACCCTCGGCGAGGCCACGCTGGCGCACGGTTCGCCGCGCGATCCCATTTGGGAATATATGTTGAACACGCTGGCGGCGCGCTTGAATTTCGATCATTTCGAAACGCCCTTCTGTTTTGTGGGGCATACGCATTTGCAGGGGCTGTTCCAATTCAACGAGGAGAAGAACCGGGTCACAATGGAAACGCCGCGCGCGGGGGTCGCGCTGCACATGAAGCCGCGCGCCATCTTCAACCCCGGCTCGGTGGGACAGCCGCGCGACCGCGATCCGCGCGCCGCGTACGCCATCTTCGATCCCGAAGCGCGGACCTGGGAGCCGCGCCGCGTGGGTTACGATATCCCCGCCGTGCAGAAACGCATCCGCGCCCTGGGACTGCCCGAGAAACACGCCCTGCGGATCGGGGAGGGCTGGTAA
- a CDS encoding bifunctional phosphopantothenoylcysteine decarboxylase/phosphopantothenate--cysteine ligase CoaBC codes for MSVFTDKRILLGVTGSIAAYKAADLASKLTQAGAQVDVILTAGAEKFVTPLTFQSVTGRRAFTDSDLWGGEAHVLHVGLAHRADALVIAPCTANTLAKLAHGLADNLLTIAALANRSPLVLAPAMDGGMFDSPATQTNLTILLERGASVIGPAEGRLASGLVGRGRMAEPAEIFGHLRLVLGRSGALAGRSVVVSAGGTQEPLDPVRVLTNRSSGRQGYALAQAALDAGAQVTLISTPAALTAPVGAKVIRVETARQMLEAVLAESAKADALIMAAAVADFRPKNAAGNKMKKRDGIPQVELEATEDILEAVARQRLALSEVEGSKKKRPKVTVGFAAESQNLLANASEKLKSKDLDLIVANDISASDAGFEVETNRVTLLFENGKQESLPLMSKVEVAETIIARLAALLET; via the coding sequence ATGTCCGTCTTCACCGACAAACGCATCCTGCTCGGCGTCACGGGTTCGATCGCCGCGTACAAAGCCGCCGACCTCGCCTCCAAACTGACGCAGGCGGGCGCGCAAGTGGATGTGATCCTCACCGCGGGCGCGGAAAAATTCGTCACGCCGCTCACCTTCCAATCGGTGACGGGTCGCCGCGCCTTCACCGACTCCGACCTGTGGGGCGGCGAAGCGCACGTCCTCCACGTCGGGCTGGCGCATCGGGCGGACGCGCTCGTCATCGCGCCCTGCACCGCCAACACCCTCGCCAAACTGGCGCACGGCCTCGCGGACAATTTGCTGACAATTGCCGCGCTGGCGAACCGCAGTCCGCTCGTCCTCGCCCCCGCGATGGACGGCGGGATGTTCGACTCGCCCGCGACTCAAACCAACCTGACGATTCTCCTCGAACGCGGCGCGTCGGTCATCGGACCTGCGGAGGGACGCCTCGCCTCGGGCCTGGTCGGTCGGGGACGCATGGCCGAGCCAGCCGAAATTTTCGGCCATCTCCGCCTCGTGCTGGGACGGTCTGGCGCGCTCGCGGGGAGATCGGTGGTCGTCTCCGCGGGCGGGACGCAGGAGCCGCTCGACCCCGTCCGCGTGCTGACGAATCGCTCGTCGGGCAGGCAGGGCTACGCCCTCGCCCAGGCCGCGCTGGACGCGGGCGCGCAAGTGACGCTGATCTCCACGCCCGCCGCGTTGACTGCGCCCGTCGGCGCGAAAGTCATCCGCGTGGAGACGGCGCGCCAAATGCTGGAAGCCGTCCTCGCGGAATCCGCAAAAGCGGACGCGCTCATCATGGCCGCGGCGGTGGCAGACTTCCGCCCGAAGAACGCGGCGGGGAACAAGATGAAGAAACGGGACGGGATTCCGCAGGTGGAACTCGAAGCGACGGAAGACATCCTCGAAGCGGTAGCCCGCCAAAGGCTTGCCCTGAGCGAAGTCGAAGGGTCGAAGAAGAAGCGTCCCAAAGTCACGGTGGGATTCGCGGCGGAGAGTCAAAACCTGCTGGCGAACGCGTCCGAAAAATTGAAATCCAAAGACCTGGACTTGATCGTCGCCAACGACATCTCCGCGTCCGACGCGGGGTTCGAAGTCGAGACCAATCGAGTCACTTTATTATTCGAAAACGGAAAGCAGGAAAGCCTGCCGCTGATGAGCAAGGTGGAAGTGGCGGAGACCATCATCGCGCGCCTGGCCGCGCTGCTGGAGACGTAA
- a CDS encoding Raf kinase inhibitor-like protein, YbhB/YbcL family, with amino-acid sequence MKLTSPAFAQGQPIPPKFSCKGEDVSPALAWDEPPAGTRSFALVMDDPDAPMGTWVHWVLFNLSDSTRSLAENFQPAAPTVSGVNSWGRGGYGGPCPPSGTHRYFFKLYALDATLNLSSSADKKSLLAAMEGHILAQVELMGTFSK; translated from the coding sequence ATGAAACTGACCAGTCCCGCCTTCGCGCAAGGCCAGCCCATCCCGCCGAAATTTTCCTGCAAGGGCGAGGACGTTTCCCCCGCGCTCGCGTGGGACGAACCGCCCGCTGGGACGCGCTCCTTCGCGCTCGTCATGGACGATCCCGACGCGCCGATGGGAACGTGGGTGCATTGGGTGTTGTTCAACCTGTCCGACTCGACGCGCTCGCTGGCGGAAAACTTCCAGCCCGCCGCGCCGACCGTCTCTGGCGTCAATTCATGGGGACGCGGCGGCTACGGCGGTCCCTGCCCGCCCTCGGGTACGCATCGTTACTTCTTCAAACTCTACGCGCTCGACGCGACGTTGAATCTCTCGTCCAGCGCGGACAAGAAATCCCTGCTCGCTGCGATGGAAGGTCACATCCTGGCGCAAGTCGAGTTGATGGGGACGTTTAGCAAATAA